The DNA region AACTTCCAGATGCTCCGCATGAAACATTTTTAGTTTTAGATGCTACAACAGGTCAAAATGCTTTGAATCAAGCAGATGTTTTTACTAAAGTAGCAAATGTCACGGGGATTGTTTTAACAAAGTTAGATGGAACAGCAAAAGGTGGAATTGTTTTAGGCATAAAAGAACAGGCAAATATTCCCGTAAAATGGATTGGTGTGGGCGAAAAATTACATGATTTTAGACCTTTTAGTCCAGAAGAATTTGCAAAAGCGCTCTTTGACAAGTGAAAGGACTTGACAAAAACAATGCAAGCAATTATAATGTGTAAAGGCATTATGCTTGACGGGTGGTGAACTAGTGTTAGAGGCAAGATTTAAAGTAATAATGTTATATGATTTTTATGGTGCTCTATTGACAAATCGTCAGCAAGAGTATATACAGGCGCATTATTTAGAAGATTGTTCGATAACCGAGATAGCAGAAGAGCATAAAGTTTCAAGGCAAGCTGTACATGATGCAATTAAAAGAGCTGAAACGGTAATGTCTGATTTTGATAAGAAATTAAATTTATTAGCACGCTGGGAAAAAGAACGTCAGCTCTTAAAAGAAGTATTAACTGAATTAGAAAAAAATAGAGAATTGATAAATATAGATGATTGTAGAAAAATTGTGCGAAAAATTTTAGCGGACGGAGGTGTGTGAGGTGTTATTTGAAGGATTAGCTGATAGATTGCAAGAAGCATTTAAAAAATTAAAAGGCAAAGGCAAGATAACGGAAGAACATGTAAATGAAGCGTTGCGTGAAGTGCGAATGGCTTTGCTAGAAGCAGACGTAAATTTTAAAGTTGTTAAAGACTTTATTGCCAAAGTAAAAGCTAAAGCTATTGGTCAAGAAGTACTAAATAGTTTAACACCAGCACAGCAAGTCGTAAAAATTGTTAATGAAGAACTTACCGATTTGATGGGCGGAACACAAAGTAAATTGACAGTTGCGGCTAAACCGCCCACTATAATAATGCTTGTAGGCTTACAAGGGGCAGGGAAAACTACTACCGCAGGTAAGTTAGCCAATCATTTGAAAAAGCAAAACAAAAAACCTTTGATGGTAGCGGCAGATATTTATCGCCCCGCAGCGATCAAGCAATTGCAAGTTTTAGGCGAGCAACTAAGTATCCCGGTTTTTACAATGCCAGAGGGAAATAGTCCAATTGAAATTGCCCGCCAGGCTATTGATAAAGCAGTTTCCTTGTTTTGTGATACAGTTATTATTGACACAGCTGGTCGATTACACATTAATCAAGAATTAATGGCGGAGTTGGACGGAATTAAAAATGTAGTTCAACCACAGGAAATATTGTTAGTTGTAGATGCTATGACTGGTCAAGATGCGGTTACTGTTGCGGAAAGCTTTAATGCAACACTAGATGTAACTGGTTTGATTTTAACTAAGTTAGATGGTGATGCTAGAGGTGGGGCGGCTTTATCTATTAAAGCAGTTACCGGAAAGCCGATAAAATTTGTAGGTATGGGTGAAAAACTAGATGCTTTGGAACCTTTTCATCCAGAACGCATGGCTTCTAGAATTTTAGGAATGGGCGATATCTTAAGTTTAATTGAAAAAGCCCAATCAACAATTGATATGGATCAAGCCGCGGAAATGGAAAAAAAATTGCTAAAGGAAGAATTCACTTTAGAACAATTTTTAGACCAATTACAGATGATTAAGAAAATGGGTTCGATTGAGTCTATTTTGAACATGATTCCTGGCATGGGAAACATTAAAAAATTGCAAAATGTAGAGATAAATGATAAAGAAATTCTTCATGTCGAAGCTATAATTCGTTCAATGACCAAAAAAGAACGGCGTAATCCGAATATCTTAAATGGAAGTAGACGAAAGAGAATAGCCTTAGGTAGTGGCACGCGTGTTCAAGATGTAAATAAACTACTTAAACAATTTGAAGAAAGCAAAAAAATGATGAAACAAATGCAAGGAATGCAAAAATTAGCTAAAAAAGGTGGTTTCAAACTACCTTTCATGAAATAAATTATTGACTGAACAACCAATTTTTAAGGAGGTGAATTTAAAATGGCAGTAAAAATTCGTTTAAATCGTATGGGGTCTAAGAAAAATCCTTTTTACCGTGTAATCGTAGCTGATTCACGTTCTCCACGTGATGGTCGCTTTATCGAAAGCATTGGTTATTATGATGCTACAAAACAACCAGCTATCGTAAAAATTGATGAAGAGAAAGCGCTTGCTTGGTTAGCTAAAGGAGCTCAACCTACTGATACTGTGAAATCTTTATTTAGCAAAGATGGTATCATGAAAAAATGGGATGAAGTAAAACGCTCAAAGAAAGAGGCTTAAAATCATGAAGGAATTGGTAGAATTAATTGCCAAATCCCTTGTGAGTAATCCTGATGCGGTGAGCATTGAAGAGGAAGTGAATGGTACAACCACAACACTTCGTCTTCATGTTGCCCCAGAGGATATGGGTAAGGTGATTGGCAAACAAGGAAGAATTGCAAAAGCAATTCGCAGTGTTATGAAAGCAGCCGCAACTAGAAAGAATATAAAGGTGATTGTGGATATCATCTAATTTAAGGATGGATATGACTATGCAAAGTATGATGGTTAGATTGCCAATTAATATTAAGGCTAAAGTTACAGAAAAATTGAAACGTGAACTTACTAACGAGTTTACGGCAAATTTGAAAAATGTTGAATACGAGCTAGAGCAAATCGAATTTCATGGTAAGCGTATGTTAGCTGAACAAGCAAAGCAAGATGCCCAAGGATTGCCAGCGTTGCGTGAACAAATAGAAGCTGAACGGGCAAAGCGCTTAGAAGCAAAAAATGAGTTAGAAACAAAGATTGCTGCAACGGAAAAGTTAGAGCTAGGTGCTGAAATTATGCGCGGCAATATGGAAAGAGTTTATGAATTAAAAGTTGGCGACGTTTTAGATGAGATAATTGGTGCAGAAATTTTACTAGAAGATGGTAAAGTTATTGCGTTTAGGGAATAAGAAAACCTATGAATAAGAACAAAATTATTATAGGAAAGATATTAGCCCCGCACGGTGTGCGGGGTGAAGTTCGTATTAAGCCATTAACCGAGTTGCCAGAGAGATTTTTGACTCTTTTGGAATTGAATATTGAAGAATATGGACAACTTAAAGTAGAGCAAGCCAGATTTCATAAACAATTTGTTTTAGTAAAATTAGCTGGGATTGAAGATATGAATGCCGCTGAAAAACTACGTGGTCACAATATAGTAATGGATAAAGCTGATTTAGGTAATTTACCAGAAGGTAGGTACTATGCTTTTGAGATTGAAGGACTAGAAGTTTATGATACGGAAAATAATTTTTTGGGCAAAATAATTGAAGTATTGCAAACAGGAAGCAATGATGTTTATATTGTGAAAAATAATGAAGGTAAAGAATTGTTGATCCCTGCTTTGAAAAAAGTTGTAAAAAATATTGATTTGTCAGAAGGGAAAATGTTAGTTTCTCTTTTAGCTTGGGAATAAAAATGAAAATAATTTTTTTAACATTATTTCCAGAGTTGATTTTGGCAAATACACAATATAGCATTTTGCAAAAAGCAATTGAGAAAAAAATGCTTACCATAGAAACCGTAAATCCTCGGGAATATGCAGAGGATAAACATCGGCTAGTTGATGACACTCCTTTTGGTGGTGGCAGTGGAATGTTACTTAAACCAGAACCGTGGATTAGAGCGATTTGTTTAGCTAAAGCAGCAAATCCTTCAGCTAAGGTAATTGCAATGGTTCCTGAAGGTGAAATTTTATCTACAAAACTAGCTATTGACATGGCCACGTCTGGACAGGATTTAATTTTTGTTTGTGGACACTATGAAGGGTTTGACGCTCGAATTTATGAGTTTGTTGATGGATTTTTATCAATAGGAGACTATATTCTTACAGGTGGCGAATTGGCAGCGTTAGTAACACTAGATGCTTTGATGCGTTTTATTCCTGGGGTTTTAGGTAAACTTGATAGTGCCTATCAAGATAGTTTTGCTAATGGTTTATTAGAACATCCTCATTATACAAGGCCAGTTGAATTTCAAGGGCTGATTGTACCCGAAGTTTTGCGTTCGGGTAATCATAAACAAATTAATGTTTGGCGTCGCAAAAAATCTTTGGAAAAAACTTTTTTATTGCGTAAAGATTTATTGAAAAAGAGTGAATTGCAAAGAGATGATGGCGTATTATTGTTAGAGATAATTGACGAGGTTATAAAAAAAGAAAATGACTAGTGTATATTTAGGCTTGGTGCATTATCCAGTTTATAATCGTAATATGGAAGTTGTTACAAGTTCTGTGACTAATTTTGATATTCATGATATAGCTAGAACATGTAATACCTATGCAATTAAAAATTATTTTATAATACATCCTTCTACAAACCAACAAGAGATAATTAACGAAATTTTGAATTATTGGAATGTTGGTTATGGTAAAGAGTGCAATCCAGATAGAAATCAAGCACTTAGTATTGTCAAACTTGTTAATGATATTACGGAGTGTGTGTCTAATATTCAAAAAGAGACAGGTCAGCTACCGATAATTATGACAACTGATGCTCGTACATATTCAAATACGATATCTTATAAACTGGCTAGAGAAGAATTATTGGTTCAAGAACAGCCGATATTATTGCTTTTTGGCACAGGTTGGGGAATGCAGGATAGTGTTATGCAAGCGTTTGATTATATTTTGGAACCAATATATGGGGTTGGAGAATATAATCACCTTTGCGTTCGCTCAGCAGTAGCTATTATACTTGATAGGCTACTAGGCAGTCCTTGGTGGAAATGATAAAAATAAATCTTGAAAAAAGAAAAAGCATATGCTATAATGCTTAAGTGTATAACTAGTGGTCCGCTATTAATTTATGAACGCTAGATGATTAGGAGGAAAATATGAATATTATTGAAGTTTTAGAAAAAGAACAATTGAGAACAGATGTTCCAGATTTCCGTGCAGGCGATACTGTTAAAGTTTTCGTTAAAGTTGTAGAGGGAACTCGTGAACGTATTCAGTTGTTTGAAGGTGTAGTTATTGCTCGTACTGGTGGCGGTGTACGTGAAACATTTACTGTTAGACGTATTGCTTCAGGTGTTGGCGTAGAAAGAGTGTTCCCACTACATTCCCCACGTTTAGATAAGATAGTTGTTTCTCGTCGTGGTATTGTTCGTCGTGCGAAGCTTTATTATTTGCGCAATCTTACTGGTAAAGCAGCTAGAATTAGAGAAAGACGCTAATTTTAAAAAAAATTTGCAAGAGACTGCTTAGCAGTCTCTTTATTTTTTGGGAGGAATGGTTATGAAAACTAAAAATTCTAGCAGTTTAACTTGGCAAGAAGAGTTAAAAGACTGGATTATATCTATTATAATTGCTGTTATTTTAGCATTTTTTATTAGAACGTTTGTGGTAGAGCCATATTTAGTTGATGGTTCTTCAATGAATCCTACTTTGCAAAACAGTGAACGTTTGTTGGTTAATAAAGCGGCCTACCTTTTTTCGGAACCAACAAAAGATGATATCGTGATTTTTAAATTTCCTTTTGATCAATCACGCGACTTTATTAAAAGAGTAATAGCAGTTCCCGGTGATACTATAGAAATTAAATCTGGAAATGTATATTTGAATGGTCAATTGCTGAAGGAAAATTATATTTTGGAAAAAACTAAGGGTGACTATAAAAAAGTAATAGTACCGCAAAAGCATGTATTTGTTATGGGTGATAATAGAAATAATTCAGAGGATAGTAGATTTTCACGAGTAGGTTTTGTTCCCTACGAGCTAATAAAAGGAAAAGGGATGCTTGTTTTTTGGCCATTTGAAGTTTTTAGAAAATTACCGTAAGCAGGTGAGGTGAATATGGAATTTAAAATACAATGGTTTCCCGGTCATATGACTAAAGCAAAGCGTATGATGGAAAAACAAATAAAATTAGTAGATATAGTTATTGAAATGTTAGATGCACGAATACCATATTCGAGCTCTAATCCGATTTTAATGGATATTATTGGTAATAAACCGAAAATAATTGTTTTTAACAAAGTTGACTTAGCTGATATCGGCAGATTAGACGCATATGCTCAAAAGTTAAAAAATAAAGGTATTCCACTAGTTTATCTCAATAGTGTAATTGGCGGTGACTATAAGAAGCTCTTAACTACCATTAGAACTGTTGCGCAACCAATGCTAGAAAAATGGCTAAAAAAAGGTGTTAAAAATAAAGCTGTTCGAGTGATGATTGTGGGTATTCCTAATGTGGGAAAATCATCCTTAATTAATCGCTTATTGGGAAAATCAAAAGTTAAAACTGGTGATAAACCTGGAGTAACTAGAGGAGAACAATGGATTAATATTGGAAATAACATTGAATTGTTAGATACACCAGGGATTTTGTGGCCCAAATTTGAGGAACCGGAAATTGGATTTTCCTTAGCAGTTACGGGCGCAATAAAAGATGAAGTGTTCGATAATCAACAAGCAGTAGAAATATTATTGAGTAGATTGTTGGAAAATTATCCTGAAGCACTTAAAGAACGTTATGATATAGAAATAGACAGCGAATTATCGATAGCAGAAATATTATTGGTTATTGCTCAAAAAAGAGGTTGCCTAAGGAGTGGTGGTGTTCCGGATATCAGCAAGGTTATTAACATAGTTTTGCGTGAGTATCGGGATGGGAAAATTGGGAGATTCGTTATAGATAATGTATAATTCGTAAAAAAATTTTTTAGCGTAACAATTGGTATAATAAATTACACAAATAAACTGGAATTAGATTCTAAAAGATCTAATTCCAGTTTTGCTTTTATAATGATTAGTAACAAAATTTAATTTAAATAAGTTTTTGCGAATTTCTAACATTTATATATAATACAAATTGATTTTTAGCAATTTATGTTGTAACATTAGTTCAAGTGAATATTTATTAGAAAAATAGGAAGTGATAAAATGCTAGATACTCCAAAAGGAAATAGATTACATATTGCTATTTTTGGGAAGACAAATTCAGGTAAATCAAGCTTGATAAACTCCATAACTGGACAAGAAATTGC from Succinispira mobilis DSM 6222 includes:
- the ylxM gene encoding YlxM family DNA-binding protein; the encoded protein is MLEARFKVIMLYDFYGALLTNRQQEYIQAHYLEDCSITEIAEEHKVSRQAVHDAIKRAETVMSDFDKKLNLLARWEKERQLLKEVLTELEKNRELINIDDCRKIVRKILADGGV
- the ffh gene encoding signal recognition particle protein, with product MLFEGLADRLQEAFKKLKGKGKITEEHVNEALREVRMALLEADVNFKVVKDFIAKVKAKAIGQEVLNSLTPAQQVVKIVNEELTDLMGGTQSKLTVAAKPPTIIMLVGLQGAGKTTTAGKLANHLKKQNKKPLMVAADIYRPAAIKQLQVLGEQLSIPVFTMPEGNSPIEIARQAIDKAVSLFCDTVIIDTAGRLHINQELMAELDGIKNVVQPQEILLVVDAMTGQDAVTVAESFNATLDVTGLILTKLDGDARGGAALSIKAVTGKPIKFVGMGEKLDALEPFHPERMASRILGMGDILSLIEKAQSTIDMDQAAEMEKKLLKEEFTLEQFLDQLQMIKKMGSIESILNMIPGMGNIKKLQNVEINDKEILHVEAIIRSMTKKERRNPNILNGSRRKRIALGSGTRVQDVNKLLKQFEESKKMMKQMQGMQKLAKKGGFKLPFMK
- the rpsP gene encoding 30S ribosomal protein S16, with amino-acid sequence MAVKIRLNRMGSKKNPFYRVIVADSRSPRDGRFIESIGYYDATKQPAIVKIDEEKALAWLAKGAQPTDTVKSLFSKDGIMKKWDEVKRSKKEA
- a CDS encoding KH domain-containing protein; this encodes MKELVELIAKSLVSNPDAVSIEEEVNGTTTTLRLHVAPEDMGKVIGKQGRIAKAIRSVMKAAATRKNIKVIVDII
- a CDS encoding YlqD family protein: MQSMMVRLPINIKAKVTEKLKRELTNEFTANLKNVEYELEQIEFHGKRMLAEQAKQDAQGLPALREQIEAERAKRLEAKNELETKIAATEKLELGAEIMRGNMERVYELKVGDVLDEIIGAEILLEDGKVIAFRE
- the rimM gene encoding ribosome maturation factor RimM (Essential for efficient processing of 16S rRNA), translated to MNKNKIIIGKILAPHGVRGEVRIKPLTELPERFLTLLELNIEEYGQLKVEQARFHKQFVLVKLAGIEDMNAAEKLRGHNIVMDKADLGNLPEGRYYAFEIEGLEVYDTENNFLGKIIEVLQTGSNDVYIVKNNEGKELLIPALKKVVKNIDLSEGKMLVSLLAWE
- the trmD gene encoding tRNA (guanosine(37)-N1)-methyltransferase TrmD yields the protein MKIIFLTLFPELILANTQYSILQKAIEKKMLTIETVNPREYAEDKHRLVDDTPFGGGSGMLLKPEPWIRAICLAKAANPSAKVIAMVPEGEILSTKLAIDMATSGQDLIFVCGHYEGFDARIYEFVDGFLSIGDYILTGGELAALVTLDALMRFIPGVLGKLDSAYQDSFANGLLEHPHYTRPVEFQGLIVPEVLRSGNHKQINVWRRKKSLEKTFLLRKDLLKKSELQRDDGVLLLEIIDEVIKKEND
- a CDS encoding RNA methyltransferase, encoding MTSVYLGLVHYPVYNRNMEVVTSSVTNFDIHDIARTCNTYAIKNYFIIHPSTNQQEIINEILNYWNVGYGKECNPDRNQALSIVKLVNDITECVSNIQKETGQLPIIMTTDARTYSNTISYKLAREELLVQEQPILLLFGTGWGMQDSVMQAFDYILEPIYGVGEYNHLCVRSAVAIILDRLLGSPWWK
- the rplS gene encoding 50S ribosomal protein L19, with the translated sequence MNIIEVLEKEQLRTDVPDFRAGDTVKVFVKVVEGTRERIQLFEGVVIARTGGGVRETFTVRRIASGVGVERVFPLHSPRLDKIVVSRRGIVRRAKLYYLRNLTGKAARIRERR
- the lepB gene encoding signal peptidase I encodes the protein MKTKNSSSLTWQEELKDWIISIIIAVILAFFIRTFVVEPYLVDGSSMNPTLQNSERLLVNKAAYLFSEPTKDDIVIFKFPFDQSRDFIKRVIAVPGDTIEIKSGNVYLNGQLLKENYILEKTKGDYKKVIVPQKHVFVMGDNRNNSEDSRFSRVGFVPYELIKGKGMLVFWPFEVFRKLP
- the ylqF gene encoding ribosome biogenesis GTPase YlqF, translating into MEFKIQWFPGHMTKAKRMMEKQIKLVDIVIEMLDARIPYSSSNPILMDIIGNKPKIIVFNKVDLADIGRLDAYAQKLKNKGIPLVYLNSVIGGDYKKLLTTIRTVAQPMLEKWLKKGVKNKAVRVMIVGIPNVGKSSLINRLLGKSKVKTGDKPGVTRGEQWINIGNNIELLDTPGILWPKFEEPEIGFSLAVTGAIKDEVFDNQQAVEILLSRLLENYPEALKERYDIEIDSELSIAEILLVIAQKRGCLRSGGVPDISKVINIVLREYRDGKIGRFVIDNV